Proteins encoded in a region of the Coffea eugenioides isolate CCC68of chromosome 4, Ceug_1.0, whole genome shotgun sequence genome:
- the LOC113767381 gene encoding DNA mismatch repair protein MSH2, with amino-acid sequence MDEEEQSKLPEFKLDAKQAQGFLSFFKTLPSDARAVRFFDRRDYYTAHGENATFIAKTYYHTTTALRQLGSGSGAISSVSVSKNMFETIARDLLLERTDHTIELYEGSGSNWRLVKSGTPGNIGSFEDILFANNEMQNSPVIAALVPNFRENVCTIGLAYLDLTKRMLGLAEFLDDSHFTNVESVLVALGCKECILPIESARSSECKSLLDALSRCGVMITERKKTEFKGRDLVEDLSRLVKGSLEPIRDLVSGFEVAPGALASILSYAELLADESNYGNYSIRQYNLDNYMRLDSAAMRALNVMESKSDANKNFSLFGLLNRTCTAGMGKRLLHMWLKQPLLDVNEINSRLDLVQAFVEDTGLRQDLRQHLKRISDIERLVRNLEKKRAGLLHVVKLYQSSIRLPYIKSALERYDGQFASFIKERFLDKLEDWTDDRHLNKFIGLVETSVDLDQLENGEYMISPDYDSTLSAMKHEQESLEKQIDNLHRQIANDLDLAVNKTLKLDKGTQFGHVFRITKKEEPKVRKKLNTHFVVLETRKDGIKFTNSELRKLGDRYQKIVDEYKNYQKELVARVVQTAATFSEVFEGVAGLLSELDVLLSFADLAASCPTPYTRPEITPPDVGDVILQGSRHPCVEAQDWVNFIPNDCELVRGKSWFQIITGPNMGGKSTFIRQVGVNILMAQIGSFVPCDKANISVRDCIFARVGAGDCQLRGVSTFMQEMLETASILKGATNKSLIIIDELGRGTSTYDGFGLAWAICEHIFEVIKAPTLFATHFHELTALANETSDDERSSDNIAGVANYHVSAHIDSASHKLTMLYKVEPGPCDQSFGIHVAEFANFPESVVAVAREKAAELEDFSPMAFMPKDAKEGATKRKRELDLDDMSRGAAQARQFLQNFSELPLETMDFEQALQHVSQLRNDLEKDAVNSRWLQQFF; translated from the exons ATGGATGAAGAAGAACAAAGCAAGCTTCCTGAGTTCAAACTCG ATGCTAAACAGGCTCAAGGGTTTCTCTCATTTTTCAAAACATTACCCAGT GATGCTAGAGCTGTTCGATTTTTTGATCGTCGG GACTATTATACAGCTCATGGAGAAAATGCGACTTTTATTGCAAAGACATATTACCACACAACCACCGCTTTGCGACAATTGGGTAGTGGTTCTGGTGCTATTTCTAGTGTCAGTGTGAGTAAAAATATGTTCGAGACGATTGCTCGTGACCTACTTTTGGAGAGAACCGATCACACTATTGAATTGTACGAGGGCAGTGGCTCAAATTGGAGATTGGTGAAAAGTGGAACCCCTGGAAATATTGGCAGTTTCGAAGATATTCTATTTGCCAACAATGAAATGCAGAATTCTCCGGTCATTGCTGCTCTTGTTCCAAATTTCCGCGAAAATGTATGCACTATTGGCCTAGCCTATCTTGATCTTACTAAGAGAATGCTTGGACTGGCTGAATTTCTAGATGATAGCCATTTTACGAATGTGGAGTCAGTTTTAGTAGCTCTTGGTTGCAAGGAATGTATTTTGCCTATAGAGAGTGCCAGGTCCAGTGAGTGTAAATCTTTGCTAGATGCATTATCAAGATGTGGCGTAATGATAactgaaagaaagaaaaccgaGTTTAAAGGAAGGGATTTAGTTGAGGATCTCAGTAGGCTTGTCAAAGGATCTTTGGAACCAATTCGGGATTTGGTGTCTGGATTTGAAGTTGCACCTGGTGCTTTGGCATCTATATTATCTTATGCAGAATTACTCGCAGATGAGAGCAATTATGGAAATTATTCAATCCGGCAATACAACCTTGACAATTACATGAGATTAGATTCTGCTGCTATGAGGGCTCTAAATGTCATGGAGAGCAAGTCTGATGCAAACAAAAATTTTAGCTTGTTTGGTCTCTTGAATAGAACCTGCACTGCTGGAATGGGAAAGCGATTGTTGCACATGTGGCTTAAACAGCCTTTATTAGATGTAAATGAGATAAACTCGAGACTGGATCTGGTGCAAGCTTTTGTAGAGGATACTGGACTTCGACAAGACCTGAGGCAGCATTTGAAGAGGATCTCAGATATTGAGCGATTAGTACGCAATCTCGAAAAGAAGAGAGCTGGTTTGCTGCATGTTGTAAAACTTTATCAG TCAAGCATCAGGCTACCATATATTAAGAGTGCTTTGGAGCGTTATGACGGACAATTTGCTTCATTCATAAAAGAAAGGTTTCTGGATAAACTAGAGGACTGGACTGATGACCGTCACTTGAATAAGTTCATTGGTCTTGTGGAAACATCTGTTGACCTGGATCAACTTGAGAATGGAGAATACATGATTTCCCCTGATTATGATTCAACTTTGTCTGCCATGAAGCATGAGCAAGAGTCACTAGAAAAGCAGATTGATAATTTGCATAGGCAGATCGCTAATGATCTTGATCTAGCTGTAAATAAAACTCTTAAACTAGACAAGGGCACGCAATTTGGACATGTCTTTAGGATTACAAAGAAGGAAGAGCCTAAAGTAAGGAAGAAGCTCAATACCCATTTTGTTGTTCTTGAAACTCGGAAGGACGGGATAAAATTTACAAATTCAGAGCTCAGGAAATTAGGGGACCGGTACCAAAAGATAGTGGATGAGTATAAGAACTATCAGAAGGAACTCGTCGCAAGAGTTGTTCAAACTGCAGCAACTTTCTCAGAG GTATTTGAGGGTGTGGCTGGCTTGCTTTCCGAGTTAGATGTGTTACTTAGTTTTGCAGATTTGGCAGCAAGTTGCCCCACTCCCTACACAAGACCAGAGATCACACCACCG GATGTTGGAGATGTTATATTGCAAGGGAGTAGACATCCTTGTGTAGAGGCTCAAGACTGGGTGAATTTTATTCCCAATGACTGTGAACTA GTTAGGGGGAAAAGCTGGTTCCAAATTATTACAGGACCTAATATGGGTGGAAAATCCACATTCATAAGACAG GTTGGGGTGAATATCCTCATGGCACAAATCGGTTCTTTTGTTCCTTGTGACAAAGCTAACATTTCTGTGCGTGATTGTATATTTGCTCGTGTAGGTGCCGGTGACTGCCAG CTACGTGGAGTTTCCACTTTTATGCAAGAAATGCTCGAGACTGCATCAATTTTGAAAGGAGCTACCAATAAGTCTCTAATAATTATTGACGAATTGGGCCGTGGAACGTCAACTTATGATGGATTTG GCTTAGCTTGGGCCATCTGTGAGCACATATTCGAAGTGATCAAAGCACCTACGTTATTTGCTACTCATTTTCATGAGCTGACTGCCTTAGCAAATGAAACTTCTGATGATGAGCGTTCTTCAGACAACATTGCTGGTGTAGCAAATTATCATGTCAGTGCACACATTGATTCAGCAAGTCACAAGTTAACCATGCTTTACAAG GTTGAACCTGGGCCCTGTGATCAGAGTTTCGGTATTCATGTGGCAGAATTCGCAAACTTCCCAGAAAGTGTTGTTGCAGTTGCCAGGGAAAAGGCTGCTGAGTTGGAGGACTTCTCCCCAATGGCATTTATGCCAAAAGATGCCAAAGAG GGAGCCACTAAACGAAAGAGGGAGTTGGATCTTGATGACATGTCCAGAGGTGCTGCTCAAGCTCGCCAGTTCTTACAAAATTTCTCTGAGTTGCCACTGGAGACGATGGACTTCGAACAGGCTCTACAACATGTGAGCCAATTAAGAAATGACTTGGAGAAGGATGCTGTAAACAGTCGCTGGCTCCAGCAATTCTTTTAG